From the genome of Nicotiana sylvestris chromosome 2, ASM39365v2, whole genome shotgun sequence, one region includes:
- the LOC138882604 gene encoding uncharacterized protein: protein MTSNIAESLNAVTKDARELPIFDLFEYMRTLLERWTKEKLSKANGTFTYLGHKYNKELEDNSTLSQKLRVRASTDHIHTVLDGVKRYIVCLENKKCSYGQFQLDELPCAHALAALRHRNETYENYCSPYYTRKSLLLTYEMPVNPLPDEGKWDVPQHILDEVVKPPAGDKRQPGRPHKERYKTFDEIKSKKYKVSCGNCGGEGHNKRTCKNAPKKK from the exons ATGACGTCAAACATTGCCGAGTCATTGAATGCTGTAACAAAAGATGCAAGAGAGCTTCCAATATTTGATCTATTTGAGTATATGAGGACTCTTCTTGAACGTTGGACAAAAGAAAAGTTATCGAAGGCAAATGGTACTTTCACATACCTTGGTCATAAATACAACAAAGAATTGGAAGACAACAGTACATTATCTCAGAAACTAAGG gtgagggcttcaacagaTCATATACATACTGTGTTAGATGGTGTGAAGCGGTACATTGTGTGTCTAGAAAACAAGAAATGTAGCTATGGacaattccaacttgatgaacttCCATGTGCGCATGCTTTGGCAGCATTAAGGCATAGGAATGAAACATACGAAAACTATTGCTCTCCGTATTACACAAGGAAGAGCCTTCTGCTTACCTATGAAATGCCAGTAAATCCTCTTCCTGATGAAGGCAAATGGGATGTGCCACAACATATTTTGGATGAGGTAGTAAAGCCACCGGCGGGAGATAAAAGGCAGCCAGGGAGACCTCACAAGGAAAGATATAAAACATTTGATGAAATAAAGTCAAAGAAATACAAGGTGTCATGTGGCAATTGTGGAggtgaagggcataacaaaagaaCTTGCAAGAATGCGCCGAAAAAGAAATGA